The Chitinophagales bacterium genomic sequence AAATATTTGTTGGCAATGGTCTCAAATTCATCCCCACGCATGAATTTATGCACGTCCATATCGTCAAGGCTATTGCAACCTGATGCAGCCAGTAATTCCAGTGCTGCATGTACGGTGTTCTCATGAAACCGATAAACCCGTTCACTTTTTTCCGTTACTACCAGGCCTTTCATCAGCATCTTGTTTTGTGTGGCTACTCCGGTAGGGCAGGCATTGGTGTTGCAGCGTAACGCCTGTATGCAACCTACCGAGAACATGAATCCCCGTGCGCTGTTACACATATCTGCACCCAAGGCCATCATTTTTAGTATGGAAACACCTGATATCACTTTCCCTGATGCTATCAGGCGGATATCTTTCCTCAGGTCATGAGCTATCAATGCCTGGTGTACGAAAATGAGCGCAGGCTGCACCGGCATGCCTACACTATCTGAGAACTCCTGTGGAGCAGCCCCCGTACCTCCTTCTGCGCCATCTACGGTTATAAAGTCCGGTTTGATGCCTGTAGCTTTCATTTGTTCGCATATCTCTACAAACTCATCTGTCCGCCCGATACAAAGTTTAAAACCCACGGGTTTGCCGCCACTCAGTTCTCGTAATTGTTTGATGAAATGCAGCAGTCCTTTTGCATCGGAGAATGCGCTGTGGCCCGGAGGGGATAGTACCGTAGTATGTGGCTCCAGCAGGCGGATACGGGCTATTTCCGGCGTGTTCTTCACGGCAGGCAACACTCCGCCGTGACCCGGTTTCGCCCCCTGTGATATCTTAAGTTCTATCATTTTTACCTCCGGCAGGGTAGCTTTTTTCTGAAACTCTTCCGGGCTGAAGTTGCCTCCTTGTGTTCTGCATCCAAAATATCCGGTACCTATCTGCCATACAATATCCCCCCCCTGCAGGTGATGATCTGATAAACCACCTTCACCGGTATTGTGATAAAATCCTCCCTTTTTTGCTCCTATGTTTAATGCTTTGATAGCATTCTCGCTTAAAGCACCAAAACTCATGGCCGATATATTGAGTATGGATGCACTATAGGATTGCTTACAGTCCGGCCCGCCAACGGTAACGCGCGGCGCTTCTGTCATGATCTTAGCAGGGTATATAGAATGTTTTAGCCCCTCGTAATCCTCGCTGTTTATTTCCAGTTGCGTACCAAACGGCCTCGTGTCATTCTGAGATTTTGCACGTTGATAGGCCAGTGCACGATCATTGCGCGAGAAAGGTCTCCCATCGGTATTTCTTTCAATAAAATATTGCTGTATCTCGGGCGAAATATCTTCCAGCATGTAACGCAGGCGTCCGAGTAAGGGGAAATTCCTGCGTATGGTATGCCTGGGCTGTACACTGTCATATACGCCAAGGATATATAATATGAAAACGATCCCGGCTATCCACATGGTACCCGGGGTAGGGTATACCAATGCTGTAAAAGCAGTAAGAAGTAGTAAAATAGTTCCTATTATATAAAACCTGTATCGCATAAGTGTTAATGGTGTTTATCAGTGTAACAAAATAAAAGCGCCGGGGTTCAGGCAAAAAAAAATCCGGCGATTGCCGGATTTGTATTATTTCAATTTCTCTACTTCTTTAACCAGTGTTTGTGTCCACTCATCTTCTTTCACATCTTCTTTCACAAACTTGTTGCCTGTCACCTGTTCGTATAGCTCAATATACCTTTCTGATATCATATGCACAACTTCGTCAGTCATTTCAGGTACCATTTGTCCGTCTTTACCCTGGAAACCGTTATCCATCAACCATTCACGAACGAACTCTTTACTCAATTGTTTTTGAGGTAACCCCTTTTCCTGGCGTTCGTCATATTCGTCGGCATAAAAATAGCGGCTGCTGTCCGGTGTGTGTATCTCGTCTATCAGGTAGATCATATCGCCGATCTTACCGAACTCATACTTGGTATCAACCAGTATCAACCTGCGCTCACGGGCCATTTGCCTGCCACGCTCAAACAGGGCGCGGGTATAGTTCTCCAGCATTTCATAATCAGCTTCACTAACCAAACCACGGCTGATGATCTCTTCGCGGGAAATGTCCTCATCATGTCCTTCATGCGCTTTGGTAGAAGGTGTAATGATCGGTGCGTCAAAGAAGTCATTTTCTTTCATTCCTTCCGGCAGTTTTACACCGCACAGTTCGCGCTTACCGCTTTTGTATGTGCGCCAAGCATGTCCTGTCAGGTTGCCGCGAATGACCATCTCTACCGGAAAGGTCTCACACTTAAGTCCAATAGTTACATTCGGTAGCGGAGCACTGATCTTCCAGTTTGGAACGATGTCTTTGGTAGCATCCAGAAATTTGGCAGCTATGGTATTTAATACCTGACCTTTGTAAGGTATAGGCCTGGGCAATACTACATCAAAGGCTGATATTCGGTCACTGACCACCATCACCAGGAATTTGTCAGCTATAGTATATACGTCGCGCACTTTGCCTTTGTAAAATGCGGTC encodes the following:
- a CDS encoding FMN-binding glutamate synthase family protein; translation: MRYRFYIIGTILLLLTAFTALVYPTPGTMWIAGIVFILYILGVYDSVQPRHTIRRNFPLLGRLRYMLEDISPEIQQYFIERNTDGRPFSRNDRALAYQRAKSQNDTRPFGTQLEINSEDYEGLKHSIYPAKIMTEAPRVTVGGPDCKQSYSASILNISAMSFGALSENAIKALNIGAKKGGFYHNTGEGGLSDHHLQGGDIVWQIGTGYFGCRTQGGNFSPEEFQKKATLPEVKMIELKISQGAKPGHGGVLPAVKNTPEIARIRLLEPHTTVLSPPGHSAFSDAKGLLHFIKQLRELSGGKPVGFKLCIGRTDEFVEICEQMKATGIKPDFITVDGAEGGTGAAPQEFSDSVGMPVQPALIFVHQALIAHDLRKDIRLIASGKVISGVSILKMMALGADMCNSARGFMFSVGCIQALRCNTNACPTGVATQNKMLMKGLVVTEKSERVYRFHENTVHAALELLAASGCNSLDDMDVHKFMRGDEFETIANKYFPDVLMQYQPKSGM
- a CDS encoding phosphoribosylaminoimidazolesuccinocarboxamide synthase, translating into MLQLPEQTAFYKGKVRDVYTIADKFLVMVVSDRISAFDVVLPRPIPYKGQVLNTIAAKFLDATKDIVPNWKISAPLPNVTIGLKCETFPVEMVIRGNLTGHAWRTYKSGKRELCGVKLPEGMKENDFFDAPIITPSTKAHEGHDEDISREEIISRGLVSEADYEMLENYTRALFERGRQMARERRLILVDTKYEFGKIGDMIYLIDEIHTPDSSRYFYADEYDERQEKGLPQKQLSKEFVREWLMDNGFQGKDGQMVPEMTDEVVHMISERYIELYEQVTGNKFVKEDVKEDEWTQTLVKEVEKLK